Genomic DNA from Streptomyces diastaticus subsp. diastaticus:
TCGCACATCTGACGGCGCGCGCCGAGCGGGAAGCCGGCGCCCCCCGGCACCCGATGATCCCGGTGGACTGCGGGGCTCCCCGCCTGCCCCGTCCTGTACCGGCCGGTGCCGACTCCGCCCGGCCGCTCCGGGCCACCCGGGGGCCCGGCCACTGAGCGGGACTGGACCTTGCTCATTTCGAGAACGAATTCTAGTTTTCATCCCGTAGCAGCCGGCCCGCCGTCCCCAGGACGACCGGCCGGCCGACCGACCGCCCAGACCGGGGCCCGCCCCCTACCCCTTACGGAGAGCCATGACCGAGGCCGTCATCGTCGAAGCCGCGCGGACACCGGTCGGCCGGCGCCGCGGCGCCCTGTCCGGGCTCCACCCGGCGGAGCTCCTCGGGATCGCCCAGAAGGGCCTCGTGGAGCGGGCCGGAATCTCCCCCGACACCGTCGATCAGGTCATCGGGGGCTGCGTCACCCAGGCCGGTGAACAGTCCAACAACGTCACCCGCAACGCCTGGCTGCACACCGGGCTCCCCCAGGGCACCGCCTGCACGACCATCGACTGCGCCTGCGGATCCTCCCAGCAGGCCGTGCACCTGGTCGCCGGGCTCATCGCCTCCGGCGCGATGGAGACCGGCATCGGCTGCGGCGTCGAGTCGATGACCCGGGTCTTCCTCGGCAAGGCGCTCACCCCTGACACCGGCGTCCCGGTGCCGGAGAACTGGTCCCTGGACATGCCGGACCAGTTCACCGCCGCCGAGCGCATCGCCCGGCACCGGGGCATCACCCGGGGCGACGCCGACGCCCTCGGCCTCGCCTCCCAGGACAAGGCCGCCAAGGCGTGGGCGGAGGGCCGCTTCGACACCCAGATCATCGGCGTCGACGCCCCGGTCATCGGCCCCGAGGGCCCCACCGGCGAGAGCGCTCACGTCACCCGCGACCAGGGCCTGCGCGACACCACGCCCGAGGCGCTGGCCGCCCTCAAGGCGGTCCTGCCCGACGGCATCCACACCGCGGGCAACAGCTCCCAGATCAGCGACGGCGCCGCCGCCGTCCTGCTGATGAGCCGGGAGCGCGCCGCCCGCGAGGGGCTGCGCCCACGCGCCCGGATCGTGGCCTCCACCATGGTCGGCTCCGACGCCTACTACCACCTGGACGGGCCGGTGCTCGCCACCGAACGCGTCCTGCGGCGGGCCGGCATGACGCTCGACGACATCGACCTCGTCGAGATCAACGAGGCCTTCGCCTCCGTCGTCCTGTCCTGGGCCCAGGTCCACAAGGCCGACATGGACAAGGTCAACGTCAACGGCGGCGCCATCGCCCTCGGCCACGCCGTCGGCTCCACCGGAGCCCGGCTGATCACCCAGGCCCTGCACGAACTCGAGCGCACCGGCCGGTCCACCGCGCTGATCACCATGTGCGCCGGCGGGGCGCACGCCACCGCCACCATCATCGAACGCGTCTGAGGAGCCGTCATGACCATCGGGCTCACCCAGGAGCACCGCGACCTGCGCGACGCCGTACGCGCCTTCGCGACCAGGCACATCACCGAGGACGTCCTCCGCGCGGCGGCCGACGCCGGCAAGGAGACCCTCCCCGAGTACTTCGGCGGGCTGGCCGAGCAGGGGCTGCTCGGCCTCCATCTGCCGGAGGAGGCGGGCGGCGCCGGATACGGCCTCGTCGAACTCGCCGTCGTCACCGAGGAACTCGGGCGGGCCATGGCGCCCGGCCCCTTCCTGCCGACGACGCTCGCCTCCGCCGTACTGCACGCGGGCGGACACCGCACCCACCTCGCCGCGCTCGCCGCCGGCGCCTCCGTCGGCGCCCTCGGGCTCGCCCCCGGCACCCTCGCCCTGACCCGCGCCGCCGACGGCACGGCCACGCTCACCGGCACCTCCGAACTCGTCGTCGGCGGCCACCTCGCCGACGTGTTCGTGCTGCCCGCCGCCGACGGGGGCCGCACCACCTGGGTCGCGCTGCCCCGCGCCGCCGTGGACACCACCGACCTGCGCAGCCACGACCTGACCCGCCGCTCGTCCCGGGTGACCGCGCGTTCGGTGCCCGTACCGGCCGCCGACCTCCTCGACCTCGCCCCCGAGCGTCCCCGGGACCTCGCCGCGACCCTGTTCGCCGCCGAGGCCTCCGGCATCGCCGACCGCTGTG
This window encodes:
- a CDS encoding steroid 3-ketoacyl-CoA thiolase; this encodes MTEAVIVEAARTPVGRRRGALSGLHPAELLGIAQKGLVERAGISPDTVDQVIGGCVTQAGEQSNNVTRNAWLHTGLPQGTACTTIDCACGSSQQAVHLVAGLIASGAMETGIGCGVESMTRVFLGKALTPDTGVPVPENWSLDMPDQFTAAERIARHRGITRGDADALGLASQDKAAKAWAEGRFDTQIIGVDAPVIGPEGPTGESAHVTRDQGLRDTTPEALAALKAVLPDGIHTAGNSSQISDGAAAVLLMSRERAAREGLRPRARIVASTMVGSDAYYHLDGPVLATERVLRRAGMTLDDIDLVEINEAFASVVLSWAQVHKADMDKVNVNGGAIALGHAVGSTGARLITQALHELERTGRSTALITMCAGGAHATATIIERV